GGCTTATAAACTTGGTTCGTGGTTCATGAGATTAGGTATGTGGGATTTAGTTCGTGGTTGAGTGCATGGGTCATGAACTTGGGTACGGTTCATaagatttggtgtatggttcataaGCTTTGTTCAtttggtttatgaacttggtgtatggatcatgagatttggtgtatggttcatgataTTTGGTGTGGTTCATGAgatatggttcatggttcataaAATTTGGTTCAGGAACTTGGTATATGGCTCACGAGAtttggtttatgattcatgaaatttggttcatgaatttggtatTTGGCTcacgagatttggttcatgatatTTGGTGTGGCTCATGAgatatggttcatggttcatgaaatttggttcatgaatttggtgtatgaTTTATGACATTTGCTCCATAATTCATGATATTTAGGTATGGAATTTGGTTCATGATCCATGTAATCTGGTTCATAAAATTTGGTTCATGAGTCCATATTTGAGgtagggtttgggtttggttGGATTAGGCTTTTATGATGGATTCaattgggtttggatttttatggTGGACTTGATCGGATTTGGgcttggattttgggttttttatttgtggacttgatttgggttttaggtttttaggttttttatttgtggacttggttcgagtttaggttttatttgtagacttggtttgagttttttaaattttattgcaatttgatttttttggtCTAAAAGGATTCTCTTTCCAATTTTATTGCAATTCGATtttgggtccgaagaaatcttcttttgatttttgtaatttgatttgggatccgaagaaatccccttttaatttttattgcaattttgatttgggatccgaagaaattctcttttgatttttattgcaattttgatttggagtccgaagaaattctcttttgattttgtaattcaatttggggtccgaaaaaattcccttttgattttgtaatttgatttggggtccgaagaaattttcttttgatttggcAGTTCGATTTGTCTATTCGGCCGGCGAATTTAGTTCGATATTTTCAAAAGagattgaagggtccgaagaaacggagaatctttgattccccccCTCTTTTTTCGAAAACACCGAACCGGCGAGGCTGGAGATGACGGCGGTGAAGATGATGACGGTGGCGCGGATCTGTTCGGCCGGCGAATTTGGTTcgatatttttaaaagagattGAAGTGTCCGAAAAAACAggaaatctttgattcccctcacctcttctttcgaaaacacCAAATTGGCAAGGCTGGATATGATCACGGCAATATAGATCACCCATTCCATCAATTAACGGCTTCGAATGGAGTATCGAGAGATTCGAAGAAACGGAAAGCCATTGGctcccctccactctcccatcAAAGTCGTTTAGATGGTATGGATGACTACGGTAGCAGGAcctaaacaaaaaagaaaaagggagaaaaaaagagattttttttattttttgatatattttattattattattattattattattattattattattattatttatctttacctGATGATCAGATGACGGGCTGGATGAAGCGGCACGACGGTGCGGCTCCGTATCGCTATCGTCTCTCTGTATCTATTTTTCTCTATCTATTTGTTCTCTCCTCTATGTATCCCCTTcctctttttttattctcatatttATAATAGAAGGGGAGATCTGAGGAATCGGAGCGATTCATGGGTTAGgcgagagatattttgaggagTTGATtaggaattcgaaattcgaaattgaattttgaatcgaTTGTTGGAGGgataaatatttgaaattcGAATGAATATGGTTGATTGGGAGATATTTTGAGAGTTGGTTGGAGGGATAGATATTTGAAATTAGAATGAATGTGGTTGGTTGggagatattttgggagttggttggtTAGTTGGGAGATATTTTGGAAATTGGTTGTGATTGGTTGAAAGCTATTTTGGGAGTTAGTTGTGATTAGTTAggagatattttgggagttggttgtgTTTTATTAAGAGATTTTTTGGGTGTTGGTTGAGaatttgaaatcgaatttcgaataggATTGTCAGGATAATAGATATTTTCTAGGGTGTGGATATAGGTCGTCATTGATTGAGCccactttaataaaatttgttgagcacaaataataatattcattGGGCTGAAATGAGACCCGAATTATTGCATAGGCTTAAAATTTTAACGGGCCTTCATGAGACCCACCAACTCGCATTCATGAATGGATCTATTGcgaatttaaattatgattattGCCCCCAAAATTTTATGATCAACATGAAACCTATTAGAATTGTATGAATCCGAATTTAATCGATTTTAATTATGATTAGGGTTACTttactcctttttcttttcttttctttttttttacttcaaacaGTATCAAATAAATCCGTCCCATTCatgttcggatttggattcaattaaaatttcgagtatccgtacccattgacatttCTATCCAAGAATGCCATTCATGATTTTTAgtagaatagtatattttatttactatatgatttattttattttaaaaaattgaggtGAAGGctaaatatttaattcaaaacaAATAATCACAGTTctcatatattaatattataaaatttttaagtaaagtaacaaaatatttattttttagcatagtgttggatttgttgtaatttgttctctttttttccgggaatataaattaaagaaaattaataataattagcttGAAATGTAAGGAGACCCCCTCAACAAAAGGTTATTTTGAAGTCACTCCTAAAACTACAATTGTTTTGATCGGCTAccataacttttttatttttaagaaacgagtaattttagtcaaataaattaaaaattttatcaaatccaTCGATGACTCTTTCTAATTAATAGTTTTGATTGCATTTTCGCAAATAAAGCTGAAACAATTAATAGCTAATATGTAATAgagctataaaatttaattttttaaacttgcATAAgtataattcaattttttttaaaaaaaattagaaacaaagcaatgtcaataaaaaataaagttaagggGCATTTCTTTctgtaaattttgaaattattataaatataatttccaAACTTTAAAATTGCAAATGGAGATAGAAACTAATCTTTGGAGAAGTTAAATGACCAATTTACCCTTGTAAAAGTCTCCTCCAAAAATTTCATGCGCTTAtacttaagaaaaaaaatgtatcgagacccctcaactatagcgaTTTTTGGAATGGCACCTAGcaacttcaatattttttaggGATTAAATGCATACtgattcctgcaaatatagtgaattgcaaatatatacatataaagttcaattttcatatgttgtcccttcaaaagttctaatatttttaaatatgtccctctaatacgttactgttaaaaaatcgttaaagaactgtttatattttcaattttgacatCATAATATGTCACTCTAAAAGtcacaataatataatataagagggataaaaatatcaaaaactaatcaggattaagtaTGTAATACAACggtaaagatatatttgaaaacattaaaagACTATTATacggacaatatataaaaattaaactttatatggatatttttataatttactatatatatagggacCTACATGCAATTAACCTTATTTTTAATCGACactcttttaacttttaagttttACAATGaactagtcttttttttttttctgttaaaaaGTTTGTTTAACTTTACTAACTTTTCAGCTGTtaacatttaattattttaattccaTTGggtaagaataataaaattattaaatttggtaaaTTTATTGATGGACTTGATAAACAAGccaatttatttgactaaaattattaatttttaaaaaataatagttaaaaggttttaataaaaaaaaaagttagagttaaggggctatttcaaaataaatagatGGTAGCATTTTCCCtcagaaaaaaaatgtatggaacttttttgaactatgaattattttaatttgactatttaattttttaaaaattttgattttactattcaatctttcaatttttcgGATTTGAGTCCATTAACgacactttaacttcaaaatttaaatgtatcgtttttttttacagatttagttagtatatttcatgcaattctcggactataaattaattaaaataagtaattaatttaaattttaaagtaaaagtaCCCttactaactcaaatcaaataaattgaatggttggatagtaaaattaaaaattttaaagattagataAGTAATGtatgattttacttttttatttttgtattatttttaaaaatgtttcGAGACCTTTCGAATTTTAGCACTTTTGCAAACATGTCTCCAAATTTTTATATTGGTGACTAGAATTTCTAAACGTTATAGTGGGAGATAGGATTAGGCTGTTTCATGGTCGAAGTGGTGTGAGGTTGGTTGAGCTAAACTTTAACACTTTCGTGGCGGTAGGCCAGGTTAGGCAGATTCATGTTTGAAGTGGCGTGAGACTGTTTGGACCGAGTGTGTCTGTATACTTAAAGGGAATTGGCTGGTTATTTTCAATAGTTCGAGCTTTTGAAATTGATAGTTTATGCCAACGATCTGACACTTTTTAAGTACTGCAAATTATTCACcactttatttaaaatattataactgtTTGAGGTGCTCATAAAAGCAGTGGACTGTTTACCATATTTATCGGATTCAAACTTAGAATATAGATACTTATGTGAATACGATTAATATTTTACCGCTTTCGAATCTAATATGTTTAAGCCGACGCAACACAAATGGATCTAATATAAGTAAAGCTGCAGAGATAAGTGGGcctaattttagaaataaaaatatcataggCTCATATTTAGCCTATTGATAATTAAAAATCTCTAATGATCTAACTgacactattagataaaataaaattgagataaaaatatatatgaatatgcTTTTGTATTTTCTGGTGGAACTGtaacaaatatattataaccgactTATCGTgataatattacgtacgaaaataaacagaatatttgtccatcatactttctcacggtatgtaacgcaatcttcctgcaattccaaacgaagcatTGCTTACCAAAAGTTCCCATTTTAGAGGGCCTTTCAATGTAATTAGTCGATTATTCATGGACTTGGTCGCAAATAAATACACACTTTTGCCCGTTGGAGGGCTAGTGAAAGAGGGGCGCTCCCTCCGAGCCCAAGTCCACACctcgcccccgccgccgccgacgccgacgacgccgccgccgctccgccgccgcaaATGGCTTCGCTTCTCCACCTCCCCGCCGACGACTCCGTCCTCCTCGTCGTCACCCATTCCAACATCAAGAGCTTCTCGCCCGAGATCCGCTTCTCGCTCCAAGTACtactctctatatctctctagatctctcctgAATCTCATCGATCGGTTCCTTAATGGCGGCGATCCCGATCGCAGATGAGCGTGGAGGCGGTGAAGGAGAAGCTGTGGAGGAAGTGCGGGACCGCCGTGGAATCCATGCTCCTCGAGCTCCACGACGACGCAGGATCCAAAATCGCCGACCTGAGCGATAATCTGAGGCCGCTAGGGTTCTACTCCCCGCAGGATCGGTTCGTCTCCTCCCCTCTTCTCGCGAGATATGTGTGCTTGATCGATTCCCTCTTGTTTGATTTGTTAGGGTTTCTTTTTGGTAGAAATATCAAGAACTTGTATAAACTATGATCTATTTTGATCTGGAGATCTAACTtttgaaagttttgatttttgctGCCTAACAttcaattcatttgatttgtttGATGACACTTGCACTTCAGAATTTGATTCCCGTTTGTTTTAATGGGCTTGATTAGAGCATCTAGTGCTATACACCTGACTACATTCccaataaagcaaaaaaaaagggcatCCAAATTTAGTAACAAAGAGTCGTTGAacgattcaaatcaaacaaattgaaaaattaggtAGTCAGGTTAAAATGCGTTATAATTCAGGTAAGTTTCATTTTTACACTCTTTTTACCACATATATGCATGGTTGTTGTGTTCTTTTATGCAAATGTATATTGGCTAATGTAGATTGTCTTGAACTCGTTCGCCACGTTGTGGGATTGGGACTTTAGAAAAATAGCCTGCACATATATCTTTCAAATCAAGTAGGGTTGTAATTAAGTTAGTACAGGAAGAGAATTTGAAAAGTGGAAACAATATTAAAGATTAAAGAGCTGCGGAAAGTTGGTAGATGAGGATATGCACCGGCAATTTTACTGACTtgggaaaaattattttctgttgCTAAAACATTAGTACGATTCTTTGATGGGCTTTAGAAGTAATAGAATCACTCAAGTAAATTGCTATCTGTAATAAAAGGTAGAAAAGCATGGACCTTACCTAATACTAGgccatatattttattttcgcCGCATTTACTGTTGCAgtttaattctctttttttttttttccacttgaTTGGATTTTTCTTATATAATCCGAAGGTACCGGCTGCATATTATAGATCTGGATCCTTCATCTGTGACCTCTGGCGGCTGGTTAGAAGACACATCACTCGtcgaaaaatatacaatatcaGAGGAAGCATACAGTAAACTTGATTGTAAGTTTCTCAACCATATTTTTGTGCACTAGTCATTATTAGTGATCGATTGAGGCCTGTATACTGTCTCTGCTTCGAATTGAAGAGGGCAGCGGGTGTTGGTATTTCTAGTCAATTTCTATAATTTCCCTGAATATGGATAACCATCCTTTCTTTTCCTGTAAACTTCTTCCATCTTTGACAATAGTGACATGTTcatgtttgtgtgtgtgtgtgtgtgtgtgtgtgtgtgtgtgtgtgtgtgtgtgttcatTTTCCAGCAAATTTCCGGAAATTTAAGGAGAAGATGATTTCTCAGAATCCTACCCATGACAAAAAGGTAAGCATGGGTGGCACTTAGGTGTTTTTACTTTATAGTAGTGTAGGTTTCAATGCTGATTGTAGAGTAGGTAACATGCTAGCTATTATTGTCCTGTTCGGTCCTTGATCTAATCACACTTAACACCAGTTTCTAGAGACTTATGGTTTATTCTAGCTGTTTTCCCTTTTTGGTCTTCTCCATTGCACATCATGGAGGTCTGGATCTCCCCGTCCCCTCTCTCTGTGTGTGCACATGCGCCCGCATACATGGGCACATATGTGCATGTTATGTTAGGGCACCCTACAGCTGACAAAAGTTCATTTTTGTCACTTGAACTTGTTTATGAGCCACTGATTTATTAGCTATGGGCATGTACCTTTGAGCAAACTGTCTTTTGGGAGCTTCCTATAAAATTAACAAGGGGTTGGATGCCCTTCATCTAACTTGAGCTTCCAGtgcaaagaagaaaaagatcttAAACCAAGAAAAGGTACCACTAAATAAACAGTAGGGGCTGTAAGACCTCATGTAAAGCCCTTCTTACAAGATCTTCTCTAAGTTGCTCCTCATAGAATTTTCACACGATGCCTATTGCTAACTGTAATATTTTTGTCCTTCAGCTGGCAGACAACTACATGGAAGAGTTGTGTGCCAATATCAAGGttagtatataatttttgtttcttcGGCTGTATCAATTTTGCAGACAAACAAAAGCTCCTCaatgttcttcttttttcccaTTTCCATGGCTCTAACTGCATCCGAGGTGTTGCACATTCAAGCGTCATAGAGTTTACCCTATGATGGATTTGTTTTTTCTGAGTATATTGAGTTACCTTTCCATAGAAGAGTAATACTTctctttttgaaatttaatgtgAGCAAACATTTTGCATGTGATAGAATAGGGAGTATGTTCCTTCTTCTCTATACATATTAGCTTTACTTCTCCTTTATGTTTTTACAAGAAAATGTTTTTTTTGCTAAGATATTTCCTGATTTAGGTGGGTGATAGATGTGAAGTTGAACCAGGTGCAAAGAGGGGAGTTGTCAAGTTTGTTGGAAAAGCAGAGGCACTAGGACctggattttgggttggtattCAGTACGACGAGCCTCTGGGAAAGCATGATGGCATGTATGTGGCTTACGCTGTGTCGAAGCATTGTTATGTTTCATTGTTGCATGTTTTCACCTAGGATACATAGTGCAAAGTGAAAAATGATGGCAATTTAAGGTCTTCCTATTATGATATGGAATTAGGAAAGAAGATGAACTTTCTTTTCTGATGAAAATATAACTAGTTTAGACTGTAGTCTGACTGTTTCCATGTTCAAGTACTCTCTTCTTATTAGACATACTAAAGCTGCAAGTCCTACTACTATAATAATTGCAACTGCCTCTAAcatgaataagaaaaataaaaaccctcTCGTAGGTTTCGATGAAACTATTCTTTCACAGTCATTTATAGAGTTGTTATATAATTGTCTTGgtttctaaatttctaatttgacatgtacaagtttaaaatttgatctaCCTTTTCCTGAATCTTGCTTATGTAGATATTCTGTGCCGTTTGGTTGATTGCATGTAGCTGACACACGAACTCATGTAGATTTGCAATAGTCCAACTTGGTACCTTTTACGTGAATAAAATGTTATAGTCATAGTTCTATGTGATTAATAGATAGTATCACTAGTCCAACTATATTCTCCATCAACTTATGTTAACCTGTGTTATTACTAGCTCTAAAGAATATTTATCTCACTCAAACCCGAGGGAagaaggggagaaaaaaaaaaactcaagtcGTAATTTCTTACTTGTTGCGTTTCATTTTCACTCTCTTGCATTTGGTAACCCATGATTGTAGTTTTCTCtactttttatgttttattttctctaaatgtgtgtatatatattttttcaatcatGAGCCAGAATATAATTCCGAATACTCAGTTTCTCTCTTAGAGAAACATATCTCATCCTCCTTGTTTAGATCTTGTGTCTATTTCAAGCTTTTTTGGTGAGATAACTAAATAATCTCAATACCTTGTGATGGATGTTAACATCGTCTTATTGTAAGAATGGACTCTACCTATCTTCCACTCAGCCTTTACGAATGCCACAAACAAATTAAACCCCGCTTACTCCTGTCATTTCTAGTAATCTTTCTGAATATCCTACACTTCTTGATATTTTTGCTGCACCTTCTGAGCACTCTCTGTTGCACTAGATTCAATTTTAACAAGATGGTCCTGAATATATAATTATCGAAAGACTCTATTCTTTACcttttattagtattatttagctaatattcttttttggttttccgTAGGGTGAAAGGTATTCGCTTTTTTGAATGCCCACCGGGACATGGCGCTGTCGTTAGGCCCGACAAAGTCAAGGTATCATGACTATTCGACAATGCATACTTTAGTTGCCGATTATGTTTCGGAGCTTTACATTTTGACACAAAACATACTGTAATTAGGTTGTTGAaataggttttactctttaaattaatttagtatcgaataaattgaaattaaaatggAAGTGTGGAATCTACTTCTGACAAGTATTTCATCTGCAGGTTGGGGACTTTCCTGAGAGAGACCCAtttgaagaggaagaagagataTAACAAATATTGAAGTGTACATAAGATAATTTTCTTCTTGCTGACATTAATGCAAATTTCTGTGCTTTGTTTTGCATTTACGATCCTTTTTCTGATTCGAATTGTACTTCCATTTTGTTGTAACCAAATATGATCGACTTGCGCTGGATTCGAAGAACTGCTTtgtaattttaaactatttatcgGTTCTTGTTTTGAATCTTATGTAGTCACATTTAAACTGGTCATAGTTCAGATACGTTTCATAAGTTTTTGGGCAATGCtactatgaactattttgaatcgattatttaattttttgaaattttgattttttaaatttgtttgatctGAGTCGGTCAACGgtgcttttatttcaaaatttaaacaaattatttctgttgataaaTTGTAAGTAGTATACcaactaaatctataaagataaacgatatattcaaatttgaaagttaagATTTAGTGATTgactcaaatttgaaatttggggAATTTGGATTGCGAAATCAAAATAGTCCGTGATTTAGGTGAAGTTTTGtaatgaggggaaaaaaaaactttaatttgcccTGCATTATTTACTGTGTTGTTACTTCACTACATTCCAGGTTAAACAGTTTTACTTTGTTGTCCTATAATTTTCTCTTTGTATTACTAAGATAGTATattgaaactaaaatttataaacaggactaaaattaaattataatgtttCTAAACaggattaaaattaattttaaagctAAAATCTGTAAACGagactcaaattaaattaaaaaggaaacaggattaaaattcaataataaagttaaaaatcaTAAACAGGATTAAAATTAAGGGTAACTTCAAATACCAATCATGTGGTTTCACGCTTTCTcgctttaatatcctgtggtttaaagtgtatcaatttagtaatatgtgattttattattttttttttgtcagctcTTTCGTTAACACTTCATTagattatatacaaaaaacttcaaatatctcatCTAGATTTCTCGAGTATTTACTtgagtaccttttagttttaactttatcacaattttaagaaaaaaaaaatagtagaggggataataaaaagagaaaaataaaatcatgaggtactaaattgatacattttaaaccacatggtactaaaataaaaaagaacaaaaccacagggatggtatttgaagttttttctaaaattaattagaaaggtAAAATTTATTAAcaggattaaatttaaattaaacaaggAAACACTAAATTTTACCTTGCGTTCTTAagataggatactaaaatactaaaatttataaacaggattaaaattaattgtaaagttaaaatttattaacaggactaaatttaaattaaacaaggAAACACTAAAGTTAAAACTTTCATTGTGTTGCTAAGATCGGATactaaaatactaaaatttataaacaggATTAATGTTAAATCATAAAGTTAAAATCCATAAAgaggattaaaattaattataaagctaaaattaattaataagactaaatttaaattaaaaatagaaacgAGCTCTTATCATAAAGTTAAAAATCCATAAACaggattaaaattaattataaagctaaaataattaattaataggactaaatttaaattaaaaatcactaaaatttattaataggaatagatttaaattaaaaatagaaacacgcccggtgggactcgAACCCACAATCGCCTGATTAGAAGTCAGACGCCTTATCCATTAGGCCACGGGCGCTCTTcggattaaaaattataacaaaatatatttatatgttattaaattaaaatgtcatttattaataaaattgaatATAACCTACAATGATGTAGATAATAATTAagactaaaaaatatatgttagaGCATCAATATTTATGTAATTTCAGTATTGATAAATGATGATGATCATTATATATGATTCAACCGCGTAGTAACATTTGAATGTAATGGCAATTTAACAATTTTAGCGTGGAATTTATGGGGATAATTTCCGCGTATGATTAATTTAAAagtcccccccccccctttctttttatgtaatatttaaaagattCGTTGGTGTTGCATTCAATCATGTGAATGAAGGAACGCATAATAACAAGTATGACTTCTttataataaaagttataataatatttgtgGCTAAGTGGAGTttgtcattattatttttatagcaaATTTAACTATCtgcctttcttttttattttaatggggCTTCATTTGTGTTTTAGAAATGAACCCAGAACTTAGAATTTTAGAtactaatcatcaaatttttaaacaaGTGCGTTAGGTACCGTTAGTAAATGAATTTGATTGTCAACTAAAGTGGAGGTGAGAATGTCAGATTGAATAACACATATTaggatttcaaaaaatatagaatctaaatttactataaataaaagtatgtttttttaaaaaaaagcggATTGgttgatatggtatattttatcatttctcacctattaaatttaaatgtaattcTAATCAGACCTTGATAGTAAATCGATCTGAATTCTAAATAAAGAGATATTAGTCCCGCCATCTTCTCATAATCTGATATAATCTCTCCATCATATATTTTTCAGTTAGAATTTGTTTGACCCTACTTTTTCAAGTGCATGTTTTGAAGCAAGACAAGTAATTAAGCTTGTTTTAATAGGTTTCTGGAAGCTACTTTGCAGAGCTCAAGCTTCCTGCAAAAGCTCCCCCCAGTGCTAAATTGGGCAGTCGGGCACAACTCACAAGTGCTGCTAAACATGGTATCGGCCACATAATTTGGCCTAGTACATATTTCAGAAAACAGAAGCTTTAAATCTGAACTTTAACTTCtacattttcatatttataattaaattttatatatatatatatatataggtagttTATAGTAGTAGGTAACgtattagtataatatatatatagcagggttTTACTAGTTAAGCCAGCAGCATCCTTATGCTTCCTAATTTTTCTAATACCCAGCAAATTTTGATAGATGGTTAAATGGagcaggagagggagagatggagGGAGATATGGGAGAATTTGAATGgtttcaatttcttttctccttGGGAATTTAGATCCAATATCTCCTCCTTCTCTCATTCTAATTCCACCCATCAAACCTTAATGAATGCGTTAGAAAATTTAGGAGCATAAGCGCCTCGCCATCTCCTAATCAGGCACAATAGCCCCTACTTTTATCATATATAGagatatagtatatatactgCTACTAGCTGATCAGATAGTTACCAAACCTTGTACTATTgattttcggccgttggatgaaatgCATGTGCGgtttaggatgatagtggtccctagtTAAAGAGTTGATAGGTGGCTCCCCCGTAGGGTTGAGGTGGGTGTTTGTTTAATCAGGTactaatctaacgggtggaaataatcaaagggtagaCTCTAACGGATAGAAACTCAATAAGTACCAAAGGGGCGGTTGGTACTATCGATTAAGTATAGGTAAGggactatattatatatatatatagattcagCTGAAAATAACTCTTGTGAATAGTAAAACGCTGCTTTTTGCTTGGCTATAGTTTTTACCTTGATGGAAAAATTGTGCTAGGGGTTAAGGAATAAATATTAGTCGGTTAAGGGAGGTCTGAGTGGGAGCAACTAGGCGTTATGGAAGTGCGTCAATGAACCCACTGGGTGGTATAGATATTCTATCCAATGCATTAGAAACAATTAAAAAGAGCTTGATCCAGAAGGTAAAAAAATTGTAGCCAACAGTGAGGATTTTtggctactaatagt
This DNA window, taken from Ananas comosus cultivar F153 linkage group 5, ASM154086v1, whole genome shotgun sequence, encodes the following:
- the LOC109711000 gene encoding tubulin-folding cofactor B produces the protein MASLLHLPADDSVLLVVTHSNIKSFSPEIRFSLQMSVEAVKEKLWRKCGTAVESMLLELHDDAGSKIADLSDNLRPLGFYSPQDRYRLHIIDLDPSSVTSGGWLEDTSLVEKYTISEEAYSKLDSNFRKFKEKMISQNPTHDKKLADNYMEELCANIKVGDRCEVEPGAKRGVVKFVGKAEALGPGFWVGIQYDEPLGKHDGMVKGIRFFECPPGHGAVVRPDKVKVGDFPERDPFEEEEEI